In the Aromatoleum bremense genome, one interval contains:
- the infA gene encoding translation initiation factor IF-1, which yields MAKEELIEMSGMVVEVLPDSRFRVTLDNGHNLVAYSAGKMRKHHIRILCGDKVSLELSPYDLSKGRITFRHIEGRGPLGPQQRRRR from the coding sequence ATCGCCAAGGAAGAACTGATCGAAATGAGCGGGATGGTAGTTGAAGTCCTGCCCGACTCCCGTTTCCGCGTCACCCTCGACAACGGCCACAACCTCGTCGCCTATTCCGCGGGCAAGATGCGCAAGCACCATATCCGCATTCTGTGCGGCGACAAGGTTTCCCTCGAACTCTCCCCCTACGATCTGAGCAAGGGGCGCATCACTTTCCGCCACATCGAAGGCCGCGGGCCTCTCGGTCCACAGCAGCGGCGCAGACGCTGA
- a CDS encoding cold-shock protein yields the protein MATGTVKWFNDSKGFGFITPESGGDDLFAHFSAIQGQGFKTLAEGQRVSFDVTSGPKGQQASNIRPAD from the coding sequence ATGGCAACAGGTACCGTAAAGTGGTTTAACGACTCCAAAGGCTTCGGTTTCATCACCCCGGAAAGCGGTGGCGACGATCTTTTCGCGCACTTCTCCGCGATTCAGGGACAGGGTTTCAAGACCCTGGCGGAAGGCCAGCGCGTCAGCTTCGACGTCACCTCCGGCCCGAAAGGCCAGCAGGCGTCGAACATCCGTCCGGCTGACTGA
- a CDS encoding iron transporter, translating into MYRFPLRPLAVAALVSLSFAAHALEYPIGAPQHRNGMEIAAVYLQPVEMEPEGMMKKASESDIHIEADIRALASNPNGFEEGSWIPYLTVKFEIAKVGSDWKQSGEFMPMVASDGPHYGDNIKLAGPGKYKVKYTILPPGAAHHGSHFGRHTDRATGVRPWFKEFEVENEFTYVGVGKKGGY; encoded by the coding sequence ATGTACCGTTTCCCGCTTCGCCCCCTCGCCGTCGCCGCGCTGGTCAGCCTGTCGTTCGCCGCCCACGCCCTGGAATATCCCATCGGCGCGCCGCAACACCGCAACGGCATGGAAATCGCGGCCGTCTATCTCCAGCCCGTCGAGATGGAGCCGGAAGGCATGATGAAGAAAGCCTCGGAGTCCGACATCCACATCGAGGCCGACATCCGCGCGCTGGCAAGCAACCCGAACGGCTTCGAGGAAGGCAGCTGGATTCCGTACCTGACGGTCAAGTTCGAGATCGCGAAGGTCGGCAGCGACTGGAAGCAGTCGGGCGAGTTCATGCCGATGGTGGCGAGCGACGGCCCGCATTACGGCGACAACATCAAGCTCGCAGGCCCGGGCAAGTACAAGGTCAAATACACGATCCTGCCGCCGGGCGCCGCCCACCACGGCAGTCACTTCGGCCGCCACACCGACCGTGCAACCGGGGTGCGGCCGTGGTTCAAGGAGTTCGAGGTCGAGAACGAGTTCACCTACGTCGGCGTCGGCAAGAAGGGCGGCTACTGA
- the ahcY gene encoding adenosylhomocysteinase, protein MNSVAENFTDYVVADLALAGWGRKEIRIAETEMPGLMAIREEFAVVQPLKGARITGSLHMTIQTAVLIETLTALGAEVRWASCNIFSTQDHAAAAIAASGVPVFAVKGESLADYWDYTHRIFEWRDGGYSNMILDDGGDATLLLHLGARAEKDASVLAKPGSEEERVLFAAIRAKLASDPTWYSVRLAAIRGVTEETTTGVHRLYQMHERGELRFPAINVNDSVTKSKFDNLYGCRESLVDGIKRATDVMVAGKVAVVCGYGDVGKGSAQALRALSAQVWVTEIDPICALQAAMEGYRVVTMDYAAEHADIFVTCTGNYHVITHDHMARMKDQAIVCNIGHFDNEIDVASIEGYEWEEIKPQVDHVIFPDGKRIILLAKGRLVNLGCATGHPSYVMSSSFANQTIAQIELFTRTADYPVGVYTLPKHLDEKVARLQLQKLNAQLTELRPDQAAYIGVPVEGPYKSAHYRY, encoded by the coding sequence ATGAACTCTGTGGCTGAAAACTTCACTGATTACGTCGTCGCCGACCTCGCGCTCGCCGGCTGGGGCCGCAAGGAAATCCGCATCGCCGAGACCGAGATGCCCGGCCTGATGGCGATCCGCGAGGAGTTCGCTGTCGTGCAGCCGCTCAAGGGTGCACGCATCACCGGGTCGCTGCACATGACGATCCAGACCGCGGTGCTGATCGAGACGCTGACTGCGCTCGGCGCCGAAGTGCGCTGGGCGTCGTGCAACATCTTCTCGACGCAGGACCACGCCGCGGCCGCGATCGCCGCGTCCGGTGTGCCGGTGTTCGCGGTCAAGGGCGAGTCGCTCGCCGACTACTGGGATTACACGCACCGGATCTTCGAGTGGCGGGACGGCGGCTACTCGAACATGATCCTCGACGACGGCGGTGACGCGACGCTGCTGCTGCACTTGGGCGCCCGCGCCGAGAAGGACGCTTCGGTGCTCGCGAAGCCCGGTTCGGAAGAGGAGCGCGTGCTGTTCGCCGCGATCCGCGCGAAGCTCGCGAGCGATCCGACGTGGTACTCGGTGCGGCTTGCCGCGATCCGGGGCGTCACCGAGGAGACGACGACCGGCGTGCATCGCCTGTACCAGATGCACGAGCGCGGCGAGCTGCGGTTCCCGGCGATCAACGTCAACGATTCGGTGACGAAGTCGAAGTTCGACAACCTGTACGGCTGCCGCGAGTCGCTCGTCGACGGCATCAAGCGCGCGACCGACGTGATGGTCGCCGGCAAAGTCGCGGTGGTGTGCGGCTACGGCGACGTCGGCAAGGGCTCGGCGCAGGCGCTGCGCGCGCTGTCGGCCCAAGTGTGGGTCACCGAGATCGACCCGATCTGCGCGCTGCAGGCGGCGATGGAAGGCTACCGCGTCGTGACGATGGACTACGCCGCCGAACATGCCGACATCTTCGTCACCTGCACCGGCAACTACCACGTGATCACGCACGACCACATGGCGAGGATGAAGGACCAGGCGATCGTCTGCAACATCGGCCACTTCGACAACGAGATCGACGTCGCGTCGATCGAAGGTTACGAGTGGGAAGAGATCAAGCCGCAGGTCGATCACGTCATCTTCCCGGACGGAAAACGGATCATCCTGCTCGCGAAGGGCCGCCTCGTTAACCTCGGCTGCGCGACCGGCCACCCGAGCTACGTGATGTCCTCCTCGTTCGCGAACCAGACGATCGCGCAGATCGAGCTCTTCACGCGCACCGCGGACTACCCGGTGGGCGTCTATACGCTGCCGAAGCACCTCGACGAGAAAGTCGCGCGGCTGCAGCTGCAGAAGCTCAACGCGCAGCTCACCGAGCTGCGCCCGGACCAGGCGGCCTACATCGGCGTGCCGGTCGAAGGGCCGTACAAGTCGGCCCACTACCGCTACTGA
- a CDS encoding cupredoxin domain-containing protein, protein MIVPRLLARVLGILALTASSAVQAELPTFEVVAENGRFTPDTITVPANTRFRLQLTNRNAGPEEFETTSPFKELVVAPGVTRSTIFPPLKPGTYPFFGEFHPDTAKGRFVAQ, encoded by the coding sequence GTGATTGTTCCGCGCCTGCTCGCCCGTGTACTGGGCATCCTGGCCCTGACGGCGTCGAGCGCCGTGCAAGCCGAATTGCCGACGTTCGAAGTCGTGGCCGAAAACGGCCGCTTCACGCCCGACACGATAACGGTGCCGGCCAACACCCGCTTTCGCTTGCAGCTCACGAACCGCAACGCCGGCCCCGAGGAGTTCGAGACGACGAGCCCGTTCAAGGAACTCGTCGTCGCGCCGGGCGTGACGCGCAGCACCATCTTTCCGCCGCTGAAGCCCGGCACCTACCCGTTCTTCGGCGAGTTCCACCCCGACACGGCAAAAGGCCGGTTTGTCGCCCAGTAA
- a CDS encoding 4Fe-4S binding protein produces MTSCRLPAMRPPRLARLGDLMRRHRSWIVGVQWAVLVAYVFLVVTPAFLPLPESGAHLWDNLTLFAQFVFWGIWWPFVLVSMMLMGRVWCGVLCPEGFVAEQVSRVGLGRPVPHWIKWGGWPFVAFLATTVYGQLVSVYEYPKAVLLVLGGSTVAAAAVGLVYGRGKRVWCRHLCPVGGVFGLLARLAPVHFRTDREAWQAHPAKRVIPVNCAPLVDIRRMESAAACHMCGRCSGHRDAVQLVGRLPGAEVASLRSEETDVWEARLLVFGVIGTAIGAFQWSASPWFVQAKLAAAEWLVERDAFALLDSDIPWWLLTHYPEANDVFTWLDGLMILGYIGTTALVIGGWITLWLRAAGWLIGEAAAHRRLAYALIPLGGVGVFLGLSALTVTLLSAEGVVLASLPLVRGLLLAAAAGASLVLGALHVRRAASSGARRVAALLAFCAAAAGAVAPWVTMFFIW; encoded by the coding sequence ATGACGAGCTGCAGGCTGCCCGCAATGCGCCCGCCGCGGCTCGCCCGCCTCGGCGACCTGATGCGCCGTCACCGCAGCTGGATCGTCGGGGTCCAGTGGGCAGTGCTCGTCGCCTACGTTTTCCTCGTCGTCACGCCGGCTTTCCTGCCGTTGCCAGAGTCCGGCGCGCACCTGTGGGACAACCTCACGCTGTTCGCGCAGTTCGTGTTCTGGGGCATCTGGTGGCCATTCGTGCTGGTGTCGATGATGCTGATGGGGCGCGTGTGGTGCGGCGTGCTGTGCCCGGAAGGCTTCGTCGCCGAGCAGGTGTCGCGCGTCGGCCTCGGCCGTCCCGTGCCGCACTGGATCAAGTGGGGCGGCTGGCCGTTCGTCGCGTTCCTCGCGACGACGGTGTATGGACAGCTCGTCAGCGTGTATGAATACCCCAAAGCCGTGCTGCTCGTGCTCGGCGGCTCGACCGTCGCAGCCGCTGCGGTCGGCCTCGTGTATGGCCGCGGCAAGCGCGTGTGGTGCCGCCACCTGTGCCCGGTCGGCGGCGTGTTCGGCCTGCTCGCGCGGCTCGCGCCGGTGCATTTCCGCACCGACCGCGAAGCGTGGCAGGCGCATCCGGCAAAGCGGGTGATCCCGGTCAATTGCGCGCCGCTGGTCGACATCCGCCGTATGGAAAGCGCCGCCGCGTGCCACATGTGCGGGCGCTGCAGCGGTCATCGCGACGCGGTGCAGTTGGTCGGCCGCCTGCCCGGCGCCGAAGTCGCGAGCCTGCGCAGCGAGGAAACCGACGTCTGGGAAGCGCGCTTGCTGGTGTTCGGCGTCATCGGCACCGCGATCGGCGCATTCCAGTGGTCGGCGTCGCCGTGGTTCGTGCAGGCCAAGCTCGCCGCCGCCGAATGGCTCGTCGAGCGCGACGCCTTCGCGCTGCTCGACAGCGACATCCCGTGGTGGCTGCTGACGCATTACCCCGAAGCAAACGACGTGTTCACGTGGCTCGACGGCCTGATGATTCTCGGCTACATCGGCACGACGGCGCTCGTCATCGGCGGCTGGATCACGCTATGGCTGCGTGCCGCCGGGTGGCTCATCGGCGAGGCGGCGGCGCATCGGCGGCTCGCCTACGCGCTGATTCCGCTCGGCGGCGTCGGCGTGTTCCTCGGCCTGTCGGCGCTGACCGTCACACTGCTGTCGGCCGAAGGAGTCGTGCTCGCGAGCCTGCCGCTGGTGCGCGGACTGCTGCTCGCCGCTGCGGCCGGCGCGAGCCTCGTGCTCGGTGCGCTGCACGTGCGGCGAGCGGCATCGTCCGGCGCACGCCGGGTCGCTGCGCTGCTCGCTTTTTGCGCTGCAGCCGCAGGCGCGGTCGCGCCGTGGGTGACGATGTTCTTTATCTGGTAA
- the metF gene encoding methylenetetrahydrofolate reductase [NAD(P)H] translates to MHRPELSIEFFPPQTPDGVDKLAATRAKLARLKPAFFSVTYGAGGSTRERTFATVREIAADGFEAAPHLSCIGSTREGIREILADYAAAGIRRIVALRGDLPSGVGDAGEFRYASELVEFIRTETGDRFRIEVAAYPEWHPQAKSPRDDLLAFKRKAEAGADSAITQYFYNFDAYLHFVSEVRAMGLDIPIVPGIMPIGSFSKLARFSDACGAEIPRWMRKKFEAYGDDAESIRAFGLDVVTELCERLLAAGAPGLHFYSMNQASLTTAICERLKLA, encoded by the coding sequence ATGCACAGACCCGAACTTTCGATCGAATTCTTCCCGCCGCAGACGCCCGACGGCGTCGACAAGCTCGCCGCGACGCGCGCGAAACTCGCGCGCCTCAAGCCGGCGTTCTTTTCGGTGACCTACGGCGCGGGCGGCTCGACGCGCGAACGCACGTTCGCGACCGTCAGGGAAATCGCCGCCGACGGCTTCGAGGCCGCGCCGCACCTGTCGTGCATCGGCTCGACGCGCGAAGGCATCCGCGAGATCCTCGCCGACTACGCCGCCGCCGGCATCCGCCGCATCGTCGCGTTGCGCGGCGACCTGCCGTCTGGCGTCGGCGACGCGGGAGAGTTCCGCTACGCCAGCGAGCTGGTGGAATTCATCCGCACGGAGACCGGCGACCGCTTCCGCATCGAGGTCGCGGCCTATCCCGAATGGCACCCGCAGGCCAAAAGTCCGCGCGACGACCTGCTCGCGTTCAAGCGCAAGGCCGAGGCCGGCGCCGATTCGGCGATCACGCAGTACTTCTACAACTTCGACGCATACCTCCACTTCGTCAGTGAAGTCCGCGCGATGGGCCTCGACATCCCGATCGTCCCCGGCATCATGCCGATCGGCAGCTTCTCGAAGCTCGCGCGCTTCTCCGACGCGTGCGGCGCCGAGATCCCGCGCTGGATGCGCAAGAAGTTCGAAGCCTACGGCGACGACGCGGAGTCGATCCGCGCGTTCGGTCTCGACGTCGTCACCGAGCTGTGCGAACGCCTGCTCGCCGCCGGAGCGCCGGGCCTGCACTTCTACAGCATGAACCAGGCGAGCCTGACGACGGCGATCTGCGAGCGGCTGAAGCTGGCCTGA
- a CDS encoding FTR1 family iron permease has protein sequence MGNSLFIVWRESVEAILVISILYAWIHARGDGRIGVHHLWAGVAGGLLLAGVLALAMLGLQSQLAGDALEAFQAAIVIVAAGLITHMVLWMRAHGRHLKRELEAGLTKAADAAGGVSVALLAAIAVGREGAETVLFLYGLGVEQSGEALNRMLAGAGLGFVLALATAWLIQRGSHWLPSRVFFRATEIVLCLLAAALLVSGVERLINMEWLPPLLEPVWDSSALLADGSTAGGIAAAFAGYRAQPSLTVLIAWFGYWALFAWFGRPPRRT, from the coding sequence ATGGGTAATTCACTCTTCATCGTGTGGCGCGAGAGCGTCGAAGCGATCCTGGTGATCAGCATCCTCTACGCGTGGATTCACGCCCGCGGCGACGGCCGCATCGGCGTCCATCACCTGTGGGCGGGCGTGGCCGGCGGGCTGCTGCTCGCCGGCGTGCTCGCGCTGGCGATGCTCGGGCTGCAGAGCCAGCTCGCCGGCGACGCGCTGGAGGCGTTCCAGGCCGCCATCGTCATCGTCGCCGCCGGCCTGATCACGCACATGGTGTTGTGGATGCGCGCGCACGGCCGGCACCTGAAGCGCGAGCTCGAAGCGGGACTGACGAAAGCCGCCGACGCCGCGGGCGGGGTGTCGGTCGCGCTGCTCGCGGCGATCGCGGTCGGCCGCGAAGGGGCCGAAACCGTGCTGTTCCTGTACGGCCTCGGCGTCGAGCAGTCCGGCGAGGCGCTGAACCGCATGCTCGCCGGCGCCGGCCTCGGCTTCGTGCTGGCGCTGGCGACGGCGTGGCTGATCCAGCGCGGCTCGCACTGGCTGCCGAGCCGGGTGTTCTTCCGCGCGACCGAGATCGTGCTGTGCCTGCTTGCCGCTGCGCTGCTTGTCTCGGGTGTCGAACGGCTGATCAACATGGAATGGCTGCCGCCGCTGCTCGAGCCGGTGTGGGACAGCTCCGCGCTGCTCGCCGACGGCAGCACCGCCGGCGGCATCGCCGCGGCATTCGCCGGCTACCGCGCGCAACCGTCGCTGACCGTGCTGATCGCGTGGTTCGGCTACTGGGCGCTGTTCGCATGGTTCGGCCGCCCGCCGCGGAGAACCTGA
- a CDS encoding carbohydrate porin codes for MALTRFARTAIALAVLGATGAGHAAPGQDKVLAELKRLAERIEKLEQRNSELEARLAATAKPAPALAQRVEALEQANQDLAASLGSDRLSEREPELAIRLKAIEERTNAMGAPSRQAEALDGIAIEGSVATVAQRIDGDAREDGRHESQLSWRGDLGITLPAGDIGQGQGEFYTQLRMGQGDSFTGLKPTFTGAFNSLAFQAGGGSEETYAIVAQAWYQLTTPLGDRGANSPHSLQLTVGKMDPFVFFDQNAIADNEAEKFLNNVFVHNPMLDSGGAVGADSYGFTPGLRLAYRNESGAPDWWQASIAAFGAGEGARFGRSFDKPFVIGQLEYGRKSHGFDGTYRLYAWRNGQYEGFDATTRSATGWGASVDQRVHEDVTLFARYGQSSSGKAAFDRAVTIGTEIAGNAWGRGADSVGLAWGWLRASDEFRDAAPLLDDFGFAARGAEQVAELYYRWHLNDQLSLTPDLQYVRRAAADPDAKAITVVGLRGLYAF; via the coding sequence ATGGCGCTGACCCGATTTGCCCGGACCGCCATCGCGCTCGCGGTGCTGGGCGCAACCGGTGCGGGCCACGCCGCGCCCGGCCAGGACAAGGTGCTTGCCGAACTCAAGCGCCTCGCCGAACGGATCGAGAAACTCGAACAGCGCAACAGCGAACTCGAAGCCCGGCTCGCGGCGACAGCCAAACCCGCTCCGGCCCTCGCGCAGCGCGTCGAAGCGCTGGAACAGGCGAACCAGGATCTCGCCGCGAGCCTCGGCAGCGACCGCCTCAGCGAGCGTGAACCCGAGCTCGCGATCCGGCTCAAGGCGATCGAGGAACGGACCAACGCGATGGGCGCGCCATCGCGCCAGGCGGAAGCCCTCGATGGCATCGCCATCGAAGGCAGCGTCGCCACCGTCGCGCAGCGGATCGACGGCGACGCGCGCGAAGACGGCAGGCACGAATCGCAACTGTCATGGCGCGGCGACCTCGGCATCACGCTGCCGGCCGGCGACATCGGTCAGGGCCAGGGCGAGTTCTACACGCAGTTGCGGATGGGCCAGGGCGACAGCTTCACCGGACTGAAGCCGACTTTCACCGGCGCGTTCAACAGCCTCGCGTTCCAGGCCGGTGGCGGCTCGGAGGAAACCTACGCGATCGTCGCGCAGGCCTGGTACCAGCTGACGACGCCGCTCGGCGATCGCGGCGCGAATTCGCCGCACAGCCTGCAGCTGACGGTGGGCAAGATGGACCCGTTCGTGTTCTTCGACCAGAACGCGATCGCCGACAACGAAGCCGAGAAGTTCCTCAACAACGTCTTCGTGCATAACCCGATGCTCGACTCGGGCGGCGCGGTCGGCGCCGACAGCTACGGCTTCACGCCCGGCCTGCGCCTCGCGTACCGCAATGAAAGCGGCGCGCCCGACTGGTGGCAGGCGTCGATCGCGGCGTTCGGCGCCGGCGAAGGCGCGCGCTTCGGCCGCAGCTTCGACAAGCCGTTCGTCATCGGCCAGCTGGAGTACGGGCGCAAGAGCCACGGCTTCGACGGCACGTACCGCCTGTATGCGTGGCGCAACGGCCAGTACGAAGGCTTCGATGCGACGACTCGCAGCGCCACCGGCTGGGGCGCGAGCGTCGACCAGCGCGTGCATGAGGACGTGACGCTGTTCGCGCGCTACGGTCAGTCGAGCAGCGGCAAGGCCGCGTTCGACCGCGCCGTGACGATCGGCACCGAGATCGCCGGCAACGCCTGGGGACGCGGCGCCGACAGCGTCGGGCTCGCGTGGGGCTGGCTGCGCGCGAGCGACGAGTTCCGCGACGCCGCCCCGCTGCTCGACGATTTCGGCTTCGCCGCGCGCGGCGCCGAGCAGGTTGCCGAGCTGTATTACCGCTGGCACCTGAACGACCAGCTGTCGCTGACGCCGGACCTGCAATACGTGCGTCGTGCCGCCGCCGACCCGGACGCGAAAGCGATCACCGTCGTCGGCCTGCGCGGGCTGTATGCGTTCTAG